A section of the Clostridium sp. TW13 genome encodes:
- a CDS encoding CtsR family transcriptional regulator, translating to MARLSDIIEEFIKELFDDSLNDELQIQRNELADKFSCAPSQINYVLSTRFTNDKGYLIESRRGGGGYIVIRKVVGNTMNQIMDLIMESIGSTITYHNAAMIIDHLYDIEKISLRELNLMKMAITDSTLQGVENKNKLRADILKAMLLTIL from the coding sequence ATGGCAAGGTTGTCAGATATAATTGAGGAGTTCATAAAGGAGTTATTTGATGATAGTTTAAATGATGAACTTCAAATTCAGAGAAATGAGTTGGCAGATAAGTTTAGTTGTGCTCCGTCTCAAATAAATTACGTATTATCTACAAGATTCACCAATGATAAAGGATATCTTATAGAGAGTAGAAGAGGTGGCGGTGGCTACATTGTTATAAGAAAAGTTGTTGGTAATACTATGAATCAAATTATGGATTTAATCATGGAAAGCATAGGCTCAACAATAACTTATCATAACGCAGCAATGATAATAGATCATTTATATGACATTGAAAAAATATCTTTGAGAGAATTAAATTTAATGAAGATGGCAATAACTGATAGTACGTTGCAAGGTGTGGAGAATAAAAATAAATTGAGAGCAGATATATTAAAGGCTATGCTTTTAACAATATTATAA
- a CDS encoding cyclic-di-AMP receptor — MKLVIAIVQDDDASDVIDAITDAGFMVTKLATTGGFLKSGNTTLMMGVEKEKVDDVIKVVKEICSTRSQIVSSPNPMESGSSIYVPYPIEVEVGGATVFVVDVDQFVKI, encoded by the coding sequence ATGAAATTAGTAATAGCAATAGTGCAAGATGATGATGCATCAGATGTAATTGATGCTATAACTGATGCAGGTTTTATGGTGACAAAGCTTGCTACTACAGGTGGTTTCTTAAAATCAGGTAATACTACATTGATGATGGGGGTAGAAAAGGAAAAGGTTGATGATGTAATTAAAGTTGTAAAGGAAATTTGCAGTACAAGAAGTCAAATTGTCTCTTCTCCAAATCCTATGGAAAGTGGATCATCAATATATGTACCATATCCTATAGAAGTTGAAGTTGGCGGAGCTACAGTGTTTGTAGTAGATGTTGATCAATTTGTTAAGATATAA
- a CDS encoding UvrB/UvrC motif-containing protein encodes MLCDKCGKNEANIHIMKVVKGEKTETWLCSECAKEDHDVAIMGDLNKNEISVQNILGGLMDYITNIGDKMNEKDIECENCGLTYREFKNSGLLGCSECYNTFSKHLSTIIKRVQGDCEHEGKIPERMGKEVIIKKKINKLKEELQKCILEEAYEEAAVIRDKIKEIQEKE; translated from the coding sequence ATGCTTTGTGATAAGTGTGGGAAAAATGAAGCAAATATCCATATAATGAAGGTGGTCAAAGGAGAAAAAACTGAAACTTGGTTATGTAGTGAATGTGCCAAGGAAGATCATGATGTTGCAATTATGGGAGACCTTAATAAGAATGAAATTTCAGTTCAAAATATCCTTGGTGGACTTATGGATTATATAACAAACATAGGGGATAAAATGAATGAGAAGGATATTGAGTGTGAAAATTGTGGTTTAACATATAGAGAATTTAAGAATTCCGGATTGCTAGGATGTAGTGAATGTTATAATACATTTTCAAAACATTTATCCACTATAATTAAAAGGGTTCAAGGTGATTGTGAACACGAAGGCAAGATTCCAGAAAGAATGGGCAAGGAAGTAATTATTAAGAAAAAAATTAATAAGTTAAAAGAAGAGTTACAGAAGTGCATTTTGGAAGAAGCATATGAGGAAGCAGCTGTAATTAGAGATAAAATAAAAGAAATTCAAGAGAAAGAATAA
- a CDS encoding sigma factor G inhibitor Gin yields the protein MQEKNKCAICGKAGSGIIINGSTICNSCETAIINITPSSKLYDYYRKAIGRIFANVPKPKKLYQK from the coding sequence ATGCAAGAAAAAAATAAGTGTGCAATATGTGGCAAGGCAGGTAGTGGTATAATAATAAATGGAAGCACAATATGTAATAGCTGTGAGACTGCTATTATAAACATAACTCCTTCCAGTAAACTTTATGATTATTATAGAAAAGCTATTGGTAGAATTTTTGCCAATGTACCAAAGCCAAAAAAATTATATCAGAAATAG
- a CDS encoding magnesium transporter CorA family protein, whose product MLNIYKTTSETNATLEKLNDIKPGCWINLIAPTDEELILVHKKTNIPMESLMAPLDDEETSRIEIEDNHILVIVDIPFTEVEENSLTYDTYPLGIIHTDDYILTICLKNSRILTDFTSRKIKSFYTFKKSRFILQILNKISSSYLLYLRQIDKKSEMIEKKLQNSMKNRELIQLHCLEKSLVYFSTSLKSNEITLEKMLKLELMQKYNEDKDILEDVIIENKQAIEMTEIYSNILASTMDFFASVISNNLNIVMKILACVTILMAIPTIVGGIFGMNVALPLADNPYAFHIIMVITVCICFSVAYFLYKKDMF is encoded by the coding sequence ATGTTAAACATATATAAAACAACTAGTGAAACTAATGCAACTCTTGAAAAATTAAATGATATAAAGCCAGGCTGTTGGATAAATTTAATTGCACCTACAGATGAAGAGTTAATATTAGTACACAAAAAAACAAATATCCCAATGGAATCTCTGATGGCTCCTTTAGATGATGAGGAAACAAGTCGTATCGAAATTGAGGATAATCATATACTTGTAATTGTGGATATTCCTTTTACTGAAGTAGAAGAAAATTCATTAACTTATGATACATATCCTCTAGGTATTATACATACTGATGATTACATATTAACCATATGCTTAAAAAATAGTAGAATATTAACCGACTTCACTTCTAGAAAAATCAAATCATTTTATACTTTTAAAAAATCTAGGTTTATACTACAAATTTTAAATAAGATATCTAGTTCATACCTACTATATCTTCGCCAAATAGATAAAAAAAGTGAAATGATTGAAAAAAAATTACAAAACTCTATGAAGAATAGAGAGCTTATCCAGCTCCACTGCTTAGAAAAATCATTGGTATATTTCTCAACTTCGTTAAAATCTAACGAAATAACTCTTGAAAAGATGTTAAAGTTAGAACTAATGCAAAAATACAATGAAGATAAAGATATTCTTGAGGACGTAATAATAGAAAATAAACAAGCTATTGAAATGACTGAAATATATAGTAATATTCTAGCTAGTACAATGGACTTTTTTGCTTCTGTTATTTCAAACAACTTAAACATAGTAATGAAAATCTTAGCATGTGTAACTATACTCATGGCTATTCCTACTATTGTAGGTGGAATATTTGGTATGAACGTTGCTTTGCCTTTAGCCGATAACCCCTATGCTTTTCATATAATAATGGTTATCACTGTATGCATCTGCTTTAGCGTAGCTTACTTTTTATATAAAAAGGATATGTTTTAA
- a CDS encoding heavy-metal-associated domain-containing protein has translation MKLSLRVGNIKKASDVTKVRTAITTNEGILACEITDKGSISIVYDNYLTSEEDIIDAIEECGYIVIDKV, from the coding sequence ATGAAATTATCTTTAAGAGTAGGTAATATCAAAAAGGCTTCAGATGTAACAAAAGTTAGAACAGCTATTACTACAAACGAAGGAATTTTAGCTTGTGAGATTACAGATAAGGGAAGTATTAGTATTGTTTACGATAATTATTTAACTTCCGAAGAAGATATAATAGATGCAATAGAGGAATGTGGATATATTGTCATAGACAAAGTGTAA
- a CDS encoding MBL fold metallo-hydrolase: MKIQWFGHSSFLITGSLGKRILTDPFNVDIGYTTYTGFSNIVTVSHNHFDHCNLKNITADTKVINSIGTNVFDFCKITGFPSFHDDCDGLKRGKNIIYLYELDGFRLCHLGDLGHDLSKEFLDLIKPIDILFIPIGGNYTIDGSWASKIAKNIDATYIFPMHYKTNKLSLMLDGPEDFILSFKNVEKLKTDTIYIDPKEKINNSTAFLFNL, encoded by the coding sequence ATGAAAATTCAATGGTTTGGTCATTCCTCTTTTCTAATTACAGGTAGTTTAGGCAAACGTATATTAACAGATCCATTTAATGTCGACATTGGATACACAACCTATACTGGTTTTAGTAATATAGTAACAGTTAGTCATAATCATTTTGATCACTGTAATTTAAAAAATATAACTGCAGATACAAAAGTAATCAATTCCATAGGAACTAATGTTTTTGACTTTTGTAAAATAACTGGCTTTCCAAGCTTTCATGATGACTGTGATGGACTTAAAAGAGGGAAAAATATAATTTATCTTTATGAACTAGATGGCTTCAGATTGTGCCACTTAGGTGATTTAGGACATGATTTATCTAAAGAATTTTTAGATTTGATTAAGCCAATAGATATTTTATTCATACCTATTGGAGGTAATTACACAATAGATGGATCTTGGGCTAGTAAGATTGCAAAAAATATAGATGCCACTTATATTTTTCCTATGCATTATAAAACAAATAAACTCTCTTTAATGTTAGATGGGCCTGAAGATTTTATATTATCTTTTAAAAATGTAGAAAAATTAAAAACAGATACCATATACATTGATCCAAAGGAAAAAATAAATAATAGTACTGCGTTCTTATTTAATCTGTGA
- a CDS encoding DUF362 domain-containing protein codes for MAYKIEDSCVSCGACASECPVSAISQGDTQFVIDASTCIDCGNCANVCPVGAPAQE; via the coding sequence ATGGCATATAAAATAGAAGATTCATGTGTAAGCTGTGGAGCATGCGCAAGCGAATGTCCAGTAAGCGCAATATCTCAAGGAGATACTCAATTTGTAATTGATGCATCAACTTGTATCGATTGCGGAAACTGTGCTAACGTTTGCCCAGTAGGAGCTCCAGCTCAAGAATAA
- a CDS encoding protein arginine kinase, translating to MNNWISGYNNTNNLVISSRVRLARNLDKMPFPIKLDEERSNDIISKVSGACTSIDELQNLKLIKLLENDPIDIGCYLEKHLISKNLMDQFNKTAFLIDEKETISLMINEEDHIRLQCITSGLDLKGAYDECNKIDSLLESKLDYAFNEKLGYLTACPTNLGTGMRASVMVHLPALTIYKEIPSLLKTLTQFGITIRGLYGEGSRADGNIYQLSNQITLGLSEEEIISNLEGVLSQVIDQENKKREICLEKYKFEFLDRVYRALGILTNSIIISNRESLELFSYVRMGVEMAIIKDVNLNLLNELLVITQPNNIKKSIGKEVSEREVDIERAKIIRERLKIEKED from the coding sequence ATGAATAATTGGATAAGTGGATATAATAACACTAATAATTTGGTTATAAGTTCAAGGGTAAGATTAGCAAGAAATTTAGATAAGATGCCTTTCCCAATTAAATTAGATGAAGAGAGATCAAATGATATTATTAGTAAGGTATCAGGTGCATGCACATCTATAGATGAATTACAAAATCTAAAATTGATAAAGCTTTTAGAGAATGATCCTATAGATATTGGATGCTATTTAGAAAAGCATTTAATTAGCAAAAATTTAATGGATCAATTTAATAAAACAGCTTTTCTTATTGATGAAAAAGAAACTATAAGTTTGATGATAAATGAGGAAGATCATATAAGATTGCAATGTATTACATCAGGTTTAGATTTAAAGGGTGCTTATGATGAATGCAATAAAATAGATAGTTTGTTAGAGAGCAAACTAGATTATGCTTTTAATGAAAAGTTAGGATATCTTACAGCATGTCCAACCAATTTAGGTACAGGAATGAGAGCATCTGTAATGGTTCATTTGCCAGCCTTAACTATATACAAAGAAATTCCATCACTATTAAAAACTTTAACTCAGTTTGGAATAACAATCAGAGGTTTATATGGTGAGGGATCTAGAGCTGATGGAAATATATATCAGTTATCAAATCAAATAACTTTAGGGTTATCTGAAGAAGAGATAATAAGCAATTTAGAGGGTGTATTATCTCAAGTTATAGATCAAGAAAATAAAAAACGTGAAATATGTTTAGAAAAATATAAATTTGAATTTCTTGATAGAGTATATAGAGCGTTAGGAATACTAACAAATTCCATAATTATTTCTAATAGAGAATCGTTGGAATTATTTTCATATGTAAGAATGGGCGTAGAAATGGCAATAATAAAAGATGTTAATCTTAATTTATTAAATGAGTTATTAGTTATAACTCAACCTAATAATATTAAAAAGAGTATAGGGAAAGAGGTTAGTGAGAGGGAAGTAGATATAGAAAGAGCTAAAATAATTAGAGAGAGGCTCAAAATAGAAAAGGAGGATTGA
- a CDS encoding M20 family peptidase — MKQEIISYLSTEKTSLSELCKFLYDNPEESYVEYKAYDYITNFLKQRQFDVKYNFENIETSFLATKGNGHPRICFLCEYDAVKGQGHLTGHNLLSTISVAAAIGLGHIIDKTHGSVHIIGCPGEYRGGVMETLVHQGVFKDMDVVMVAHPDVVTSESGTSSAIIPLSIKYIGSEKLSFLNQNKYTALDAILLTFNIINSLLKGLPKNTSIDSVLSKGGYTPLLQPLEAEAQLYIRSESMATAAKVEKKIREGVKFIGDLMNLESCVSLNDPHSEELLTNITLSRLCCHNLKEAGIIDVGPFRNVNSGLSIGAVSQKVPTIHPYIRITEDNVVQYGTKEFAQATISEFAIEQSIKAALALCYTSLDIIENENLLGEVKSEFFDNSKCTCQI; from the coding sequence ATGAAACAAGAAATAATATCATACTTATCTACCGAGAAAACTTCTTTATCTGAATTATGTAAATTTCTATATGATAACCCTGAAGAGAGTTATGTTGAATATAAAGCTTACGATTATATAACAAACTTTTTAAAGCAACGTCAATTTGATGTTAAATATAATTTTGAAAATATAGAAACTTCATTTTTAGCTACTAAAGGTAATGGTCACCCTAGAATATGCTTTTTATGTGAATATGATGCTGTAAAAGGCCAAGGACATTTAACTGGACATAATTTATTAAGCACTATATCTGTAGCAGCTGCCATAGGCTTAGGCCATATTATTGATAAAACTCATGGTAGTGTACACATAATAGGTTGCCCAGGTGAATACAGAGGAGGTGTTATGGAAACTTTAGTACACCAAGGTGTATTTAAAGATATGGATGTTGTTATGGTAGCTCATCCGGATGTTGTTACCAGTGAAAGCGGAACTTCATCTGCAATAATACCATTAAGTATAAAATATATAGGTTCAGAGAAATTAAGCTTTTTAAATCAAAATAAATATACAGCATTAGATGCAATACTTTTAACTTTTAATATTATTAATTCACTTTTAAAAGGTCTACCAAAGAATACAAGCATAGACTCGGTTTTATCTAAAGGTGGTTATACACCTTTATTGCAACCATTAGAAGCAGAAGCTCAGCTTTATATCCGTTCAGAATCTATGGCTACAGCAGCTAAAGTTGAAAAAAAGATTCGTGAAGGTGTTAAATTTATAGGTGATTTAATGAATCTAGAAAGTTGCGTTAGTTTAAATGACCCTCATAGTGAAGAGCTTCTAACCAATATAACATTAAGCAGGCTATGCTGTCATAATCTAAAAGAGGCAGGCATAATAGATGTTGGTCCTTTCAGAAACGTGAATTCAGGATTAAGTATTGGAGCTGTAAGCCAAAAGGTCCCTACTATCCATCCTTATATACGTATTACAGAAGATAATGTTGTACAATATGGTACAAAAGAATTTGCTCAAGCAACAATAAGTGAATTTGCCATAGAACAATCCATTAAGGCAGCATTAGCCTTATGTTACACTTCACTAGATATTATAGAAAATGAAAATTTATTAGGTGAAGTTAAAAGCGAATTTTTTGATAATAGCAAATGTACTTGCCAAATTTAA
- a CDS encoding aminotransferase class I/II-fold pyridoxal phosphate-dependent enzyme codes for MGKSILETIEEYIDEDIAPFSMPGHKQGRAFQNLLLAEDKLNLFLKADLTEVDGLDNLHHPEEMIKECLEDLSNVYGSKKSYFLVNGSTSGNLAMIFAAFNEGDEVLVERGCHRSIFNAIILRKLKPIYLEHSYNTELGIDVPNNSKDVIAAIEREKNIKGVILTYPNYYGIGCDLKSIADNCKKKKIYLIVDSAHGAHFGFNNKLPENAVKLGVDAVVESAHKTLPSFTQTAYLHINNVDLIPKMNFYISVFSSTSPSYMFMLSLEYSKDFVKNKASTEYERLINRINLLKNRINSIDGFRVIDKHCLEEHLGYRNFCFDDTRIVINVKQGLSGHRLLEYLRENKIQAEMSNDRNVVLIPTPFNIDEDYDKLLNALNKCNIKLLEEKVKPVYSNAEYEKVLEPYEVLNKYKRKINFKEAEDFVAGDNIVLYPPGTPLIVMGEKITKKHIEVIRKALNDRVQVLGVDENMILVIEEI; via the coding sequence TTGGGAAAAAGTATTTTAGAAACGATAGAAGAGTATATTGATGAAGATATAGCTCCTTTTTCAATGCCAGGGCATAAACAAGGTAGAGCTTTTCAAAACTTGCTGTTAGCTGAAGATAAATTAAATTTGTTCTTAAAGGCAGATTTAACTGAAGTTGATGGATTAGACAATTTACATCATCCAGAAGAGATGATTAAGGAATGTCTAGAAGATTTATCAAATGTCTACGGTAGTAAGAAGTCATACTTTTTGGTTAATGGGAGTACTAGTGGAAATTTAGCTATGATTTTTGCTGCGTTTAATGAAGGTGATGAGGTTTTAGTTGAAAGAGGTTGTCACAGATCAATATTCAATGCAATCATATTAAGAAAATTAAAGCCAATATATTTAGAGCATAGTTACAACACAGAATTAGGAATTGATGTTCCTAATAATTCTAAAGATGTTATTGCAGCAATAGAAAGAGAAAAAAATATAAAAGGAGTTATACTTACTTATCCTAATTATTATGGTATTGGATGTGACCTAAAAAGCATAGCAGACAATTGCAAGAAGAAAAAAATATACTTAATTGTAGATTCAGCTCATGGAGCACATTTTGGATTCAACAATAAATTACCAGAGAATGCAGTGAAATTAGGTGTTGATGCAGTGGTAGAAAGTGCTCATAAAACTCTACCAAGCTTTACACAGACTGCATACTTACATATAAACAATGTTGATCTAATACCTAAAATGAATTTTTATATTAGTGTATTCAGCAGTACAAGCCCCTCATATATGTTTATGCTTTCATTAGAATATAGCAAAGATTTTGTAAAAAATAAGGCTTCAACAGAATATGAGAGATTGATTAATAGAATCAACTTATTAAAAAATAGAATAAACTCTATAGATGGATTTAGGGTTATAGACAAACATTGCCTAGAAGAACATTTAGGATACAGGAATTTTTGTTTTGATGATACAAGGATTGTTATAAATGTTAAACAAGGACTTAGTGGGCACAGGCTTCTAGAATATTTAAGGGAAAATAAGATTCAAGCTGAAATGAGCAATGATAGAAATGTAGTTTTGATTCCTACACCATTTAATATTGATGAAGATTATGATAAATTGCTTAATGCATTAAATAAATGTAATATAAAACTATTAGAAGAAAAAGTAAAGCCGGTGTATTCTAATGCAGAGTATGAAAAAGTTCTTGAACCATATGAAGTACTAAATAAATATAAGAGAAAAATAAATTTTAAAGAAGCTGAAGATTTTGTTGCAGGAGATAACATAGTGTTATATCCACCAGGTACACCCCTTATAGTTATGGGTGAAAAAATAACTAAAAAGCATATAGAGGTTATTCGAAAAGCCTTGAATGATAGGGTTCAAGTGTTAGGTGTGGATGAAAATATGATATTAGTAATTGAAGAGATATAA
- a CDS encoding PSP1 domain-containing protein, producing MIKVVGIRFKKAGKIYYFDPNESNVKKDDYAIVETARGIEFGQCVIGEKEIKEEEIVAPLKLVIRAASEEDIKKHEENKAKEIDAFNICLEKIMEHGLDMKLIDVEYTFDNNKVIFYFTADGRIDFRELVKNLASIFKTRIELRQIGVRDEAKMLGGLGPCGRSLCCSTFLGDFASVSIKMAKEQNLSLNPTKISGICGRLMCCLNYEQSAYEQIRKKLPKVGSIVETDFGRGEVVLNNVVKESVKVKIRRNDEEILEDVNIKDLKLISGGYEDTVDESDIKLEIQDEEDKSLIKELFKG from the coding sequence ATGATAAAGGTTGTAGGAATTCGCTTTAAGAAAGCTGGAAAAATATATTATTTCGATCCTAATGAAAGCAATGTTAAAAAGGATGATTATGCAATTGTAGAAACTGCAAGAGGCATAGAGTTTGGTCAATGTGTAATAGGTGAGAAAGAAATAAAGGAAGAAGAGATAGTTGCCCCATTAAAATTGGTTATTAGGGCGGCAAGTGAAGAAGATATTAAAAAACATGAAGAGAATAAAGCAAAGGAAATAGATGCTTTTAATATATGTTTAGAAAAGATAATGGAACATGGTCTTGATATGAAGCTTATAGATGTAGAATATACTTTTGATAATAATAAAGTAATATTTTATTTTACAGCTGACGGAAGAATAGACTTTAGAGAATTAGTTAAAAATCTAGCTTCAATATTCAAGACAAGAATTGAATTAAGACAAATAGGAGTAAGAGATGAAGCAAAAATGTTAGGTGGTTTAGGACCATGCGGCAGATCTTTATGTTGCTCTACATTTTTAGGTGATTTTGCTTCAGTATCAATTAAAATGGCAAAAGAGCAAAATCTATCTTTAAATCCTACAAAGATTTCAGGTATATGTGGTAGATTAATGTGCTGTTTAAATTATGAGCAAAGTGCTTATGAACAGATTAGAAAGAAGCTACCTAAGGTTGGTTCTATTGTGGAAACAGATTTCGGCAGGGGTGAAGTTGTTCTAAATAATGTGGTAAAAGAAAGTGTTAAGGTCAAAATTAGAAGAAATGATGAAGAAATACTTGAAGATGTAAATATAAAAGACCTAAAATTAATTTCTGGTGGTTATGAAGATACAGTTGATGAATCAGATATAAAATTAGAAATTCAAGATGAAGAAGATAAATCACTAATTAAAGAATTATTCAAAGGCTAA
- a CDS encoding guanylate kinase: MGKIYALMGKSSCGKDTIFKELMNDKALSLQPIITYTTRPRRVTETQGVEYNFIGEDILKEYIMQGKVIEKREYDTVYGKWYYCTIDDGKVDLSQNNYLLIATLEAYRDLRKYYGESSIIPIYISVDDGVRLERAIKREREQVNPNFDEVCRRFLADNVDFSKQNLDLCGIEKHYINNNFNECINNIKIDLFRKK, encoded by the coding sequence ATGGGTAAAATTTATGCATTAATGGGTAAGAGTAGTTGTGGTAAGGATACAATTTTTAAAGAGTTGATGAATGATAAGGCTTTAAGTTTACAACCCATAATAACTTATACCACCAGACCTAGGAGAGTTACAGAGACTCAGGGAGTTGAATATAATTTTATAGGTGAAGATATACTAAAAGAATATATTATGCAAGGCAAAGTTATAGAAAAGAGGGAGTATGATACTGTTTATGGAAAGTGGTACTATTGTACTATAGATGATGGAAAGGTTGATTTATCTCAAAATAACTATTTGTTAATAGCAACATTAGAAGCGTATAGAGATTTAAGAAAATATTATGGAGAATCTAGCATAATACCAATATATATAAGTGTAGATGATGGGGTAAGACTTGAACGGGCAATAAAGAGAGAACGAGAGCAAGTGAATCCAAACTTTGATGAAGTATGTAGAAGATTTTTAGCAGATAATGTAGATTTTAGTAAGCAGAATTTAGATTTATGTGGTATAGAAAAACATTATATTAATAATAACTTTAATGAGTGCATTAACAATATAAAAATAGACCTATTTAGGAAAAAATAA
- a CDS encoding DNA polymerase III subunit delta': protein MNFVGHDNIRNGFKKCVINNTLSHAHLIIGANGIGKSLLAQEFALTILNKEQNREYVDIVKYRTDKNSFGVEEVRAITTEVYKRPFEGDKKVIIIYNGDKLTIQAQNALLKTIEEPPVGVFIIILCENGEQILDTVKSRCQIYKLTPLSINEINKYLDIHHNELREELRKTVIAFSEGVPGRIETFLKDESFGNIRNMVIRLFDDINRKNAAVVLKYEEEFSKLKDKEEEILANVVSLGRDVILYKELQDTSILINGDKIDDIRKLANEMSYKKLNEIVSIVGETKRNLRSNTNSTITFNVMFIKLLEV, encoded by the coding sequence TTGAATTTTGTTGGTCATGATAACATTAGAAATGGGTTTAAAAAGTGTGTTATAAACAATACACTCTCTCATGCACATTTAATAATAGGTGCGAATGGAATAGGAAAAAGTCTTTTGGCACAAGAGTTTGCACTTACAATATTAAATAAGGAACAGAATAGAGAGTATGTAGATATAGTCAAATATAGGACTGATAAAAATTCATTTGGAGTTGAAGAGGTTAGAGCAATAACAACAGAAGTATATAAGAGGCCATTTGAAGGAGATAAAAAGGTTATAATTATATATAATGGGGATAAGTTAACTATTCAAGCTCAAAATGCATTACTTAAAACTATAGAGGAGCCCCCGGTAGGAGTATTTATAATAATATTATGCGAAAATGGAGAACAAATCTTAGATACAGTTAAATCAAGATGTCAGATTTATAAATTAACACCATTGAGTATTAATGAAATTAATAAGTATTTAGATATACATCATAATGAATTAAGAGAAGAACTAAGGAAAACTGTAATAGCTTTTTCAGAAGGGGTGCCTGGTAGAATAGAAACCTTCTTAAAAGATGAGAGTTTTGGTAATATAAGAAATATGGTAATTAGACTCTTTGATGATATAAATAGAAAAAATGCAGCTGTTGTATTAAAGTATGAAGAAGAGTTTAGCAAACTTAAAGATAAAGAAGAAGAGATATTAGCGAATGTAGTTTCTTTGGGACGAGATGTTATTTTATATAAAGAATTGCAAGATACGTCCATTTTAATTAATGGAGATAAGATAGATGATATTAGAAAATTAGCAAATGAAATGTCATATAAAAAGTTAAATGAAATTGTTAGTATTGTAGGAGAAACAAAAAGAAATCTTAGGAGCAATACTAATTCAACAATTACCTTTAATGTCATGTTCATAAAACTATTGGAGGTATAA